A single genomic interval of Oncorhynchus mykiss isolate Arlee chromosome 13, USDA_OmykA_1.1, whole genome shotgun sequence harbors:
- the LOC110485835 gene encoding rab11 family-interacting protein 4A isoform X4, whose product MTSADEGLAGGVLGQGDHHGSPQIMDGRGDKALAHPVIMCTRVSVNPEPGCHLFPEGEEEGEVEGRERAELDMDSAVESNPGSDVSEGERSGVDKEDGPGGLFFPGDKCSQLNPSVTSDLSTRSSASLNEEQFEDYGEGEDVDYTPSSPCPEDETRTNGYSDLGSSVPSSAGQTPRKTRHLYNNEMMDVYCSQCCKKVNLLNDLEARLKNLKANSPNRKISSTAFGRQLLHTSNFSSSNGSTEDLFRDSIDSCDIDITEKVSYLEKKVAELENDTLMNGDLKSKLKQENTQLVHRVHELEEQLKDQEARAEQNTEEEQRRHREAYSKMERDKNTELELLHNRVQQLEEENGDISVNMCRLKSQTEKLDEEKQRMTYKLEDTSLRLKDEMDLYRKMMDKLRQNRHEFQKEREAMQELIEDLRRELEHLQLFKLETEKPGRGRSSSSGLTEFNAKTREMELEHEVKRLKQRFVSQDFPLTSDLRHLVVSAGARLRHGQTENLKLREQNDDLNGQILSLSLYEAKNLFATQTKAQSLAAEIDNASRDDLMEALKEQEEINFRLRQYMDKIILSILDHNPSILEIKTT is encoded by the exons cgtGGTGACAAAGCGCTTGCACATCCGGTCATCATGTGCACGCGGGTGTCCGTTAACCCCGAGCCTGGGTGCCATCTATtcccagagggagaggaggaaggagaggtggagggcagagagagggcagagttaGACATGGACAGTGCTGTGGAGAGCAACCCGGGATCAGATGTCTCTGAAGGGGAGAGAAGCGGAGTAGACAAGGAGGATGGACCGGGGGGACTTTTCTTTCCTGGAGACAA GTGCAGTCAGCTAAACCCATCGGTGACCTCTGACCTGTCGACGCGTTCCTCTGCCTCTCTGAACGAGGAGCAGTTTGAGGActacggagagggagaggacgtgGACTACACTCCCAGCAGCCCCTGCCCCGAGGACGAGACGCGCACCAACGGCTACTCTGACCTGGGCTCCTCTGTACCCTCCAG tgCTGGCCAGACCCCAAGGAAGACACGTCACCTGTACAACAATGAGATGATGGACGTGTACTGTTCCCAGTGCTGTAAGAAGGTCAACCTACTCAACGACCTGGAGGCCAGGCTGAAGAACCTAAAAGCCAACAG CCCCAATAGGAAAATCTCCAGCACAGCCTTTGGCAG GCAGCTCCTCCACACCAGTAACTTCAGCAGCAGCAACGGCAGCACGGAGGACTTGTTCCGAGACAGCATCGACTCCTGTGACATCGACATCACTGAGAAG gtGAGTTACCTAGAGAAGAAGGTAGCAGAGTTGGAGAATGACACGCTGATGAACGGAGATCTCAAGTCCAAGCTGAAGCAGGAGAACACACAGCTGGTTCACAG GGTCCACGAGTTGGAGGAGCAGTTGAAGGACCAGGAGGCGCGGGCAGAGCAGAAcacagaggaggagcagagacgACACCGTGAGGCCTACagcaagatggagagagacaagAACACTGAGCTAGAGCTGCTACACAaccg AGTCCaacagctagaggaggagaacggggatatatcggtgaacatgtGCAGACTGAAGTCTCAGACAGAGAAACTGGACGAG GAGAAGCAGCGTATGACATACAAGCTGGAGGACACCAGTCTGAGGCTAAAGGATGAGATGGACCTCTACAGGAAGATGATGGACAAGCTGAGGCAGAACAGACACGAGTTCCAGAAGGAGAGGGAGGCCATgcaggag ctgattgaggaccttcgTCGGGAGCTGGAGCACCTGCAGCTGTTCAAGCTGGAGACAGAGAAGCCTGGCCGCGGCCGCAGCTCCTCATCTGGGCTGACGGAGTTCAACGCCAAGACCAGAGAGATGGAGCTGGAGCACGAGGTCAAGAGACTCAAACAG CGGTTTGTCTCGCAGGACtttcctctgacctctgacctccgcCACCTCGTAGTATCCGCTGGGGCACGCCTCCGTCACGGTCAGACG GAGAACCTGAAACTGAGGGAACAGAACGACGACCTGAATGGTCAGATCCTCAGTCTGAGTCTGTATGAGGCTAAGAACCTGTTTGCCACCCAGACCAAGGCCCAGTCGCTGGCTGCCGAGATAGACAATGCCTCACGAGACGAC TTGATGGAGGCCCTCAAGGAGCAGGAAGAGATCAACTTCCGTTTGCGGCAGTACATGGACAAGATAATTTTGTCTATCCTGGACCACAACCCCTCCATCTTGGAGATCAAGACCACCTAG